In Lolium perenne isolate Kyuss_39 chromosome 5, Kyuss_2.0, whole genome shotgun sequence, the sequence TTTGCAGGTTTCTGATTGTGTTGAATTTgattaagttgtagaacaatgatTATTACACCATTCCTTCTATTTAGAACAGGGTTTTTATTTTTGAGTATATTCCATATTTTTAGGCTTATTCAAAATATCAATTAATCATGAATTTAGGTCCTCATTTGGATTTCATACCACTTTTGTGAATCAATTTATTTGGATTAATAGAGTTAATACTTTGAAATCAAAGTATTTTAAAGGTGGTATTAAGACTTGGTTTCAATTTTAGGGAATTGGTCACTTGCACATGATTATATGTGAGCACCAATATATTAGGTTTTTAGAGTATCTATGATAAACTCCTTGTTAAGGTTAATACTTATCATTATCTTTGAAAGTATTTATGTAGGTATTGTTTCAATCATGGTTGATCTTTGGTTACAAGGATAAATGATTGATTACTACACATATGGTTCTAATGATGgaatgtagcacaaggtttttcttatgttcaagaattgaaacATAGGACTTGATTAATGTGCAGTACTAGGGTTCTAATGTTATTTACCAAAGGGCATATGGTTTGGAACTTAGTTGTGGCTTAGGTTTAAGttatgatcacccaagtgatactcaaactagggttgagatttaattctagattatagagatgggatgacaccatattgcatgtgctagggtttaatctcccctaaccatgataaggtgggtgcttgcttaatatttcatgtgcttccctaattactaaggcTTTGAGACTTGGTTTTATCTTCTTCCTATTAACTTCTATTAGTatccccaacttatcattaaagtaactatattgattgtagttctttttatagttaactttggtcatatgaatagatggtttctcaccatattaagtatggagttttactctaaggttttcttatgtttcttaggtgaagcATAAGGggaatgtagatgtggtagaattctacttatgatcaccaagtgaatcacaagttaaggttaggatataatcctatggttgcttactagctatcaccctatgatttcatgtggtgaatgagatctacttatcctattcgggtttattctcaatacctcaagttcttagggtttatgatcattactcaaattatgatgatcaaggtttggattcctagggatctctcattaaatgggttctcacttccatgatcaagcattgtcttgatcagataggtatagtacttctaatttaccttctggaATGGAActgctatggttgcctctaaagtttatatcccaggagaatgcctgagatattatgttaaggttctacttaatcaatgatgatatgatcatcttgttatacagatagttctcttccccaagtctaagtgttgcctcattaacttgagtgtaacaccataacttgagctctcttgtaaaggaatggtttattctagggtatggtgtactcctaatactctagttcaatggttgtcctttattcttaactagataaagctatgatttgtatgattgatctctctcatttggaaaggtcttcaatactaacctaaggttaggctccatagagaatgatgtggtcattaatatctatgtttaatataattgggttctctccctaggaatggtctggaataatatcctagggtttctcttcaaagtgatggttggaatacatggatgtatatccaaggttttagcttaaggttttcaattgcttctctaataagtaacatagaactcCCACTTCTCtaagtttgatgtataataatatggaatagagaaggatatatattccttagttggatctccttgtcttgtttccaaaattaaagtagaatgaatatCATGAGGTTCATGATAGGTTCCTAGATTAGTCttaggacatggaaaagataagtgaagaatggtttcttcatttattgttacttgattttccaattaaatggatgttcataggtTATGGCAAGGAacatcatgttgtgatctttaataagatcaagtagttgatccttgattaataagttcttgtgttgattttaattccatttgatctaacccctagatcaaatcatctctacccaaaacaggttttaacaaaggtcacactgaggtttatagcacttgacttgatgagctagttcaattccaccaaggtcaagtgaaacttcagttactgtaactgttttactttaaagcgcgaaaattccccagattttctatgcatgaatgcaatgcacacatatgtttcctctatatttgtaaccccaatacctgagaTATTACACTAGTGTCGTAGAAAAGATGAAGCTAAGGTAGAAGGCCACGGGGATTACGACTAGACTAGCATGTGAGGAACTTGGTAAAGCGTGTTAGAGCACTGCAGTCCTCGATCTGAACCAACCCCTATGAAAGGTAGATGCCTGGTGACAAATTCATGGTCAAAGATGGCATGAGACCGTTGGAAGCTCCTCGAAGCAAAAGGAGACAAATTTGGTTTCCCACCGATTTTCAGTTTCCTTAGACATTAGGCAAACCGTTGATGTTGCTGTTGATGTTGCATATATTATGATGATACTTACTCATGTAAGTTCTCACCGAAAAATACGATTGCATGTGACGTAAAAAAAATGAGAAACTGGAAATTACTATTTCTTTGAACAATACAAATCTAAACATTATAGTGTCATTTCACATTTTGTATTCGTGTAGGCCACATACAATTGTATTTTTCGATGAAAACTTACACGAAAGATAATTCGTACATGCAAAAAAGtttatttcaatttttttgaaactcGTAATAGATAAAAAAATTGGGTGCACGCACACCCAGGTTCCATTAGCTATTTCCGTTCATATGCCATGCTAAATAGTTTTATAATACAGGTTATAGGTACTTGTGTATCGTTAATATTGATAGATACCATGGTAGTACAGTTAATTAACATGCCACATTTGTATGCTATAGTTTGTATCGTTCATTAGCATGACAAACTTTTGTAGTATAGTGAAAAAGAGCCTATTTATTTTAGAGTTTAGGCATAAATTAAATTATTCTTAGCTAAAATATTATCCAAACGGGTGCCTATTTTGGCGCCGCTATACAAGAAGTTTCCTCCAGTGACATGCAACAACATGCTGGTGCTGGAGGAGCAACGAAGAGTCATTTCTTCTGGTGTTGGAAAAAAAACTTGTTCCCTACGCGGGTCACGCAAGATCTACCTATGGTAGAAGGCCACGGGGATTACTACTAGATGTTCATGTGCGGAACTTGGTAAAGCGTGTCATGGTAGTGCACTCCTCGATTCGATCAGATCCCAATGAAAGGTAGATGCATGGTGACAAGTGGATGGTCAAGGATAGCATGAGCCTCTTGGAAGATCCTCGAAACAAAAAGACACAAATGCGGTTTCCCGGCGATTTTCATTTTCTTTAGACATTGGGCAAACCATACTATCAACATGAGGTTGCATTTGTTGAGATCAATCACATATAGAACCCCTCTAAATTTTCACCCTTAAGCCTTCCGTGACCAAGAGTCTGTTGCACATAACATATGCATTTAGAGGGATAATATGTAAAGATTGAGTTGTCGAAATTTCCCCAAGCATGTTTGTGAAGGTACGGTTGACATCTCCATTGACATCACATAGTGGATAGAGGCACCTTGCATTGTGCGAGGTATTGAGGAGAATACATTGAACCATTGTTTCTATTGGTGGCATCATTGCACAACATCGCTCCATCGAAGAGTACCACATCCAAAGGTGAGAACTTAGGGATACATTCTCGTCTTTGTCGTCTGGTTATTCCTCTCCATTAACTTACTTGTTCGCTTGCTATCTTTTATATCTTGTATGCCAGTCATATCCTTGTCATATAGGTTGTTCACCTAGTTACATTATCAACATAACTTAAATTTCATTACCATTGgtatctcttgatattaatatatttcctttaccgAAAAATATGTATATCATTACTTAAACCCCATGCACCAACAAAAACATAATACATTGTATTATTGAGTAAACAACGATGTTTCCCTAACATTCTTTGGGACAACGCTCACAAAGGTGGAACCATACTTAAAAAAAACTCAAATATCGCATCAGGACCTTGATCACGCTTATTTTATTACTGTCCGGCATCCCTAGTAGTTCCTCCAGCCGGCCGGCTGCAATCTTAGAACTATAGATGCCAAGCCATATGCTCACTGACTCACTTTCGGGAATGCAGGTGGCAGAACACCTTTTAGGAAGGAGTAGAATAGAACAAGCGATCGCTTAGGCTGGAAGCTAGGAACTAGATGGCCAGCTCCTCGCACAGAGGCAAACGTGAACCCTCCCTCATATTGCTGAGCGTATCCTCCAACCTATATTTGGTCATAGTCTAGTTCAGTATACACAGTCCAATCAGAAAATTAGTACCATGAGAATTATTGTCTATATGATAGTTACCTCGCTTTGAGGGGTGTACCATGGACGCCACGGTTTTGTGATGGACAAACCGAGATCCTTCACAGAGTACCTCGTCGCGGTAATGGGGCAAACGTCATCCATGTCACCACTGTCATGGAATTAGCCATGATGGTATCAGTTACGCTTAGCAACTATGGAAAGAACATAATCTCCATTTTGAGATCTTTTACCTATAGATCCAGACTCTTAACCCGTTGCCGATAAGCCAATCCAGGGTTGGCACCATTGAAACTGGTGCATCGGTCCAATCACGTAGGTCACTGTGAACAGACCATGTCATGGTTGATATCCGGTTCAGAAATTGGTAGTAGCATATAATCGATGGAGCGTTTGTAAGTCACTGTGTTACTTACGCGCACTCTGACCACTCTGTCTTTGTTCGGACATGTATAGCCTTCTGCACCTCAGGTTTGTTGAAGTAGACGCTGACATGGGCACCGATGCACGGGTCATAGCCTGCTAACTGTCTCAACCATAGTAGCTAATCAATCAGTGCTGACTACAAATGAGATGTCCGGAGGAGAAAGAATATTTATATATAAAATTTATTTATATATAAACTCGTAGTAGTACGTACGTAGCTGCTGGAATAGAGAGTGCCGTTTCGCGACACGAGGCAGATCGGGGCGTAGATGTTGTAGGCATCGATGTGGCCAGTTCTGAACGAGTCCTTGGCTTGGCCACACGCTTTGCCCTCAACCCGCCCGAAGCTGCAGTGCGCGCTGATGTCGCCCCACACCTCGTCGGACATCACACCGTGATTCCACAGGAACTCTAGCGATCCCTTGTCGTTCTTGTAGTCATCAAGAAGAGGGTTGCCAACCTGCATAAATTAAGTAACCCCGAATTAGCCATCAACATCTGTTGATGCAGGACTTGTCTGTTCAAAAGCTCGCAACTTACAAAGATCCCCTTGAGGTTCATGCTTGTGAGACCGAATTTGTGGAGGGCGATGATGACCGAGGCAAGCTGAGGGACGTAGTGGCCGCTGTAGCTCTCACCGGCAATGAAGAAGTCCCGCCCCTTGTACTCGGGAAACCTCTCTAGCCAGTTGAGCAGGAAGATGTAGGCGTCCACGGCCGTCCTCCTGTCGCCGCTCACGTAGTTCTCGGACGACGTGTTGGAGTACGAGAACCCGACACCCGCTGGCGACTCCAGGAAGAGTACATTTGCCACTGCACGACGATCAGTCATCAGTGACAGTGACTGTTAGATGACTCACGCAAGAGCGTGCATGAGGTTGACATCACCCACCGTTGTTCCATGCGTGTCTGTTTCTGCTGAGGGTCTTGCCGTCGGGGTTCACACGGAACGGACCGAGCTCTTGGAAGGCGCCGGCGCCCAGCGACGAGCAGCCTGGCCCGCCGTTGAGCCAGAGGACGAGGGGCTTGGAGGCGGCCTCGTACGGGGACTCGACGAAGTAGTAGAAGAGCGCGCGGCCGTGCTGCTCGCTCACCGTGACGTAGCCGGAGTACTGGTCGAAGTTGACGCGCGGGGGCTGGCCGGGCAGCGCCGCGATCTTGTCGGCCTCCCTAGTGCCGGGCGGCGGGGTGGAGCACTTGGTGGGAAGGTGCTTGAAGCTGCTGTCCGGGTCGGCCCATGTGTCCTCCTCCGCATATGTGTCTGGCCTGACGTGCCCGTTCGCCCTGGCTCTGGCTTCGATGAAAGTCTTCAGCACATCTCGCTCCTGCAGGATTGCAGCATTAGCGAGCGCTGCGCCCAGTAGGAGTGCGAGCACGACCGCGCTGCATGTGGTGTAGGTCCTCATCGTCATCTGATGCCGTTGAGATTACATATAGAACACTGGTGCTTTTATATAGAAGTAGAGGAGGTACATAGTTGTAAACTTGTGATCAGATGGATAAAGTAATGGAAAATGTTGTGTATCTCGGACATTCCAAGTTGGTGTTAGGATTCTCCGAAAATCGATACGGAAGAGAGTGGGCTAGCTAATAGCCATACATGGCACATCGTCGTCTTATGGGGCTTAGGCTCTCAGCAATGCAGAATAGATATATCCCTCATCGTTCCAGAATGTGGGACATTTTTGTTGACGTTCAGCAATGCAATCGGCATGGCGACTCTTTCCCGGTGACGCTGCCGAGGTGACATCGCTAGGCAACTATCCAAAAGATAGGACCGAGGGGACACCCGGAGGCAGGCTGGGTCAGCACCTATCCCGGTCGTCCATTTCTTTTGGGATTCGGGTATGTGGGAACTGACTAACCTGACCATCCACTAAATTAGATTCTCCTTCGCAAACGTAATCTAGTTTTTTACTGTATGTTGCATGGTCTATTTAACGAAAGTATTGCAGCTTCGCTTATCTTTAAAATATTCGTGACACTCGCTTCTTTCCAGCTTAATTATGGTTGAAAGTTTCGTCAAAACATATTAGGATATGTTTCAAGGATGACTATCCTTCTGAAacatattaggatatgttttgaaGGATGACTATCCCATGTTGGCATGTTTTGACCAAACATATTTTCGGCATCAGCTGCCAAGTACCGTAACTACAGGTTAGTAGTTAGCTTTTAGCACCCAGATTGTCCACGCTTACCGGATAATATTTACTCCCTTGCTGGTAAAATAGATGTATCTGCAacaaaaatgtgtctagatacgttTATATTAGGGTTaagtaatatgaaccggagggagtacatgttTCTTTTGTCATAGCAATGATCTACATGTCTTACGAGTCCGTATTTGATCCACTCCACACACGTAAAACAGGACATTGTCATCATGCGATGCTTACATAGGTGAGGAGCGATGCGAATTTAAAAAGAAAACCTTGCAACCATTTGATTTTAATTAACCTGGCAACCAACTCAGGAGTCAGTAAATGATAAAATCAGGAGCAACACATGTTCTGATGAATGGCAAACAAATAAATCCTCCGCGTAGGCAGTCATGCATTTTTTTTCTAGCATAAACATTCATTATTATAAAAATACAACAATATTATAACAATACAATTGATTTGTGAAAGATGGTTCAGCAGAACCATATGAAGTTTCCAGCATATACAGAAATACAAATGGTTTGTTATACTTGCATTAGGTGAGAGTATAAGTTTCACATAGGCCATAGATTTCATTTGGTTGCAGAAAATAGCCGTGAGATGTTACTGTTTGATGTATATATCCATATATTGTAGTTTTCCCATATGTtaggggcttcctgcatatttgcacctgtacatgtactatatattgtggcctttggccccctggtaatacaacaagcatattgccctaacatggtatcagagcaaaaattgGTCCTCTAGTTTCCCGGCCGACGTTGCTTGTCcggccgccgctctccgtccgccccCGGCCGGCTCCTCTTCCCGATCGGCCCCTGCTGCTCTCCGTCAACTCCCCCCGATCGCCCACGCCAGGACCGGCCTGCTCGATCTCCTCGCTCGTGGACCTGCTCGGCCCGCTCGCCACCGCCGGGACTGCCTCGCTCACGGCCTCTCCCGCCCCAGGCCTCGTCTCCGCCGCTCCCGGCTCGCCGCCGGCCGCCCGCTCCGCCCCTAGGCCTGCTAGTCTCCGTTCCCCCGGCCGCCGCCGGCTCTATCCGCATGCGCCTGCCCTCTCCGCCCGGCTCTCTTCCGTCGTCGTCCTGCGTCCGTCCTGTAGACAAGTTTCGATCGGTTGCTAATTCCGATCTGAGTTGACtctgaaaaaaaagagaaaaaaagaaaaagaagtgatGATATGTCTTCCTCGTCGGGCTATGTGGCGATTCCTTGCTGCACGGTGAtctttgatggcgcgaattaTCCTGACTTCGCTGCCTTTATGCGCATCCACATGCAAAGTCTTCGTCTTTAGGgtgctttctggcgaggtctcctgtccaccgcgccccgttgctcctacggtgcccgttgcccttgcccctgatgctactcatgcggataaggatgcagccaagagtgctgatgatactgctctggctaattatgaccggaaggtccaggaccactctactgcTGTTGCGACTTTCCGGCTGGATCTGACTGactacactcagtggatagatgaggatgctcgtgctgctgctgttctcacctccagtgttctgcctcagtatgctattgagttcatgggtcttcccattgctgctgctcagtgggcttttcttcgtcagcgctttcagccgtctggggatgctctttacctgtctgtggtccgccaggagcatgcccttcagcagggtgattctactattgatgagttctacactcagagtgctgctatttggcgttagcttgattctcttcgtacagctgtgtgtgccacctgtccctgctgtctgactgtgcgcgcggatctggagtttcagcgtgtttttgagttcttgtcgcgactccgtaaggagtttgagcTGCGCCGTGCAcagctgcttgcccgtggtcgtgttccgctctctgaggtactgcctgagcttcgtgctgaggagactcgtcttcgtggtgctggtcttcttgaggttccctctgtacTTGCTGCTCATGGCCCTCATGTGCCGTCTGCTCGTGGACCTCCTATGTCGCCGGTGTCGTTGCGATCTCCAGCACCACCGATACTCTCTACTCCTCCAGTCCAGGGCCAGAGTCAGCCTCAGTAGCCTGATGGTATGACAACACCTCCCTGCACCTACTGTGGAAGGTCTGGCCACACTGTCTCTAGCTGCTggcagagggatcccagcttacgTCAGCGTCACTATACTCATCGGCTggctggttcttcaggatcttctgctgttgcgctatctgatcaggacattatccgtggtcttcgtggtctgatCGCTGCTATATGCTCTTCCTCAacgggtactgctggttctgtgcctggctcttctggcaccacgcgaccaccaccttctacacagtcaggtacgtcatccccgtggtatctggattctggagcttcttttcatatgacttctgcgtattctattctttctgctcttcgctctcttgtttctcctgtccgtgttatcacggctgatggtacctctcttcctgtttccagtcgaggcaccctttctacttccTCTTTCTatgttcctgatgtttctcatgttcctagtcttaagatgaatctgttttctgctagtcagcttactgattctggttgtcgcgtcattcttgacgctgattcttgtgctgttcaggaccgccgtacacaggccctggttggagctagccctcgcagccttgagttcccggggctctgggagttagactggcttcacgTTCCTTCTGCTgacacttcatctgccagttctcctgcggTTGTTTCTTTTATCACtggatcttttcagcagtggcatcatcagcTGGGTCACCTCCGTGGCTCCtgtttatcgtcattagttcgtagtggtcttctggggtctgtcctaggagatgtgtctttgcattcgtgtcagggttgtaggttaggcaaacagattcagcttccctatcctactagtgcgtctgtatctcaacgaccttttgatttatttcattcggatgtttggggtccggctccctttccttcaaaagggggtcatcgatactatattttgtttattgatgatttttcacggtacaccttATTGTTTTTTATGCACTCTCAccgtgaggtgctctctatttatcagcgttttgcagcaatggttcgtactcagtattccacgcctattcgtgtgtttcgtgtTGATTCTGCTGGAGattatatctcccagcacctgcaTGGTATTCTTGCTGAGCAGGGACCCCTCGCtcagttctcgtgtcccggcgcccatgctcaaaatggtgtcgccgagcgtaagcatcatcatattcttgagactacccgtgctatgatgattgcttcctatCTTCCGCCGCATTTCTAGGCTGAGGCTATTGCTACatcgacttacctcattaacattcagccttttgctgcccttcaaggtggcattcctctcgagcgtctttctggtAGCTCTCCAGATTACTTGACTCTTCATTTATTTGGTTGTGTTTGCTatgtccttcttcctcctcgcgaacgcaccaaactgaccgctcagtctgttgagtgtgtttttctcggatacagtgatgagcataagggctatcgttgttgggaccccgttggtcatcggatgcgcatctctcgtgatgtcatgtttgatgagacgcgtcccttctatcctcgccccacctctgGTACTTACCTGGTGGATGATAtctattttcttctttttccggatgcaccccttGGCGTgccttctcctccacctcctagttctgatgcgccccctttggtttcggcgccatcctctcctccgtctagttcccctagtgacataggcatccccaatgggcctgccgaagatggtacctggggtttactgaaggctgatacgtctccgacgtatcgataatttcttatgttccatg encodes:
- the LOC127301898 gene encoding serine carboxypeptidase 1; protein product: MTMRTYTTCSAVVLALLLGAALANAAILQERDVLKTFIEARARANGHVRPDTYAEEDTWADPDSSFKHLPTKCSTPPPGTREADKIAALPGQPPRVNFDQYSGYVTVSEQHGRALFYYFVESPYEAASKPLVLWLNGGPGCSSLGAGAFQELGPFRVNPDGKTLSRNRHAWNNVANVLFLESPAGVGFSYSNTSSENYVSGDRRTAVDAYIFLLNWLERFPEYKGRDFFIAGESYSGHYVPQLASVIIALHKFGLTSMNLKGIFVGNPLLDDYKNDKGSLEFLWNHGVMSDEVWGDISAHCSFGRVEGKACGQAKDSFRTGHIDAYNIYAPICLVSRNGTLYSSSYLAGYDPCIGAHVSVYFNKPEVQKAIHVRTKTEWSECADLRDWTDAPVSMVPTLDWLIGNGLRVWIYSGDMDDVCPITATRYSVKDLGLSITKPWRPWYTPQSEVGGYAQQYEGGFTFASVRGAGHLVPSFQPKRSLVLFYSFLKGVLPPAFPKVSQ